Proteins from one Actinobacillus delphinicola genomic window:
- a CDS encoding integrative conjugative element protein, RAQPRD family: MSIIKKTSCISLCIFGIFGIAQTSFATEAEQLTQAMRQLDSVKAALLRAKTAANLESTQIQKRAVFLYPQALDDVATMKKAISDYLNPNRIQPRNPQQYKTLSVDLTYIKK; encoded by the coding sequence ATGTCGATCATCAAAAAAACATCATGCATTTCATTATGTATTTTTGGGATATTCGGGATTGCTCAAACGAGTTTTGCTACTGAAGCTGAACAGTTGACTCAAGCAATGCGCCAGCTCGATTCTGTAAAAGCGGCTTTATTGCGTGCTAAAACAGCGGCTAACCTTGAAAGCACACAGATACAAAAACGTGCTGTTTTTCTTTATCCACAAGCGTTAGATGACGTAGCCACAATGAAAAAAGCGATAAGTGATTATTTAAATCCGAACCGCATTCAACCTCGGAATCCTCAACAATATAAAACCTTATCGGTAGATTTAACCTATATCAAAAAGTAA
- a CDS encoding DUF3262 family protein has protein sequence MTDKNAMIAGFEAGSGMPVNGPDGLSTFLKGTLAAVLLLIMAYIVISLYQDLQQGNTGLNNVMWIVVRVIVLISITFSVFI, from the coding sequence GTGACTGATAAAAATGCAATGATTGCTGGATTTGAGGCGGGAAGTGGTATGCCAGTCAATGGACCCGATGGGCTCAGTACGTTTTTAAAGGGGACACTTGCTGCCGTACTGTTACTCATTATGGCCTACATTGTTATTTCGCTCTATCAGGATCTGCAACAAGGTAATACGGGTTTAAATAATGTGATGTGGATTGTCGTGCGTGTGATAGTGCTTATTTCTATCACGTTCAGTGTTTTTATATAA
- a CDS encoding TIGR03745 family integrating conjugative element membrane protein encodes MFKKISTLSTLFQRICLTLTGFVLSTMPALAALPAIEAPESNRGKGLMGQIKGYTADGIIFGGLIVAAVAFLIVAGAALSTFKEVQTGKKQWGDFGAIVAVGVILLVVIIWLASEAAKII; translated from the coding sequence ATGTTCAAAAAAATTTCAACTCTTTCAACGCTATTCCAGCGTATCTGCTTAACGCTTACTGGGTTTGTTCTCTCCACGATGCCTGCTTTAGCCGCTTTACCTGCTATTGAAGCACCAGAAAGTAATCGTGGAAAAGGCTTAATGGGGCAAATCAAAGGGTACACTGCTGATGGCATTATTTTTGGAGGATTGATTGTGGCTGCTGTGGCTTTTCTAATTGTAGCAGGCGCTGCGCTTTCAACCTTTAAAGAGGTGCAAACAGGTAAAAAACAGTGGGGTGATTTTGGGGCCATTGTTGCGGTAGGCGTTATTTTACTCGTTGTTATTATCTGGCTTGCCAGTGAAGCAGCAAAAATTATTTAA
- a CDS encoding TIGR03750 family conjugal transfer protein yields the protein MQDNKTILFLPDRLNRKPPVVSGMTFTELMSVIGISAIIGLFLGLLVIFVFHITWAVVPTVMVIFALIGLKFGGSLIARLKRGKPETWLERYVAYRLNPSAFITKEQHWGIHRIYSTSKRKK from the coding sequence ATGCAGGACAATAAAACGATTTTATTTCTACCCGACCGTTTAAATCGAAAGCCACCTGTCGTTAGCGGGATGACGTTTACTGAATTGATGTCAGTTATTGGTATCTCTGCCATTATCGGTTTATTTCTAGGTTTACTGGTGATATTCGTCTTTCACATTACTTGGGCAGTTGTTCCCACCGTTATGGTTATTTTTGCGCTGATAGGATTGAAATTTGGCGGAAGCCTGATTGCTCGCCTAAAACGAGGCAAGCCTGAAACCTGGCTTGAACGTTATGTTGCTTATCGCTTAAACCCAAGTGCTTTCATTACAAAAGAACAACATTGGGGTATTCATCGAATTTATTCTACATCGAAAAGGAAGAAATAA
- a CDS encoding PFL_4703 family integrating conjugative element protein: MSKYRNALNSERFHIQSLRIVIVCMTIICAVLGYGWYNAPKHLTIYNPPDLRSGSTRAWWEIPPANVYSFAFYIFQQLNRWPTDGEKDYINNIHKLKPFLTPQCYTYLETDYQKRLSADELQGRSRGVYEIPGRGFSDDRVRVNSQNNWDVTLDLATDEYYLDNPVKRVLVRYPLNVVRYDVDPELNPWGLALNCYAATPKRIELKPSEK, encoded by the coding sequence ATGTCTAAATACCGAAATGCGTTGAATAGTGAGCGTTTCCATATCCAATCACTCAGAATTGTGATTGTGTGCATGACCATCATTTGTGCCGTACTGGGTTATGGCTGGTACAACGCACCTAAACATTTAACTATTTATAATCCCCCAGATTTACGTTCAGGCTCAACACGAGCTTGGTGGGAAATACCGCCAGCTAATGTATATAGTTTTGCATTTTACATCTTCCAACAACTCAATCGTTGGCCTACCGATGGAGAAAAGGACTATATCAATAATATTCATAAATTAAAGCCTTTTTTAACACCGCAATGTTACACCTATTTAGAAACGGATTACCAGAAACGCTTATCTGCTGATGAATTACAAGGGCGTAGTCGAGGGGTGTATGAAATTCCAGGACGAGGTTTTAGTGATGACCGTGTGCGTGTCAATTCTCAAAATAACTGGGATGTCACCTTAGACTTAGCCACCGATGAATATTACCTCGACAATCCAGTAAAACGAGTATTAGTGCGTTATCCCCTCAATGTTGTGCGCTATGACGTTGATCCTGAATTAAATCCATGGGGATTAGCACTGAATTGTTATGCGGCTACGCCAAAACGTATTGAGCTAAAACCAAGTGAAAAATAG
- a CDS encoding TIGR03749 family integrating conjugative element protein yields MKKLLTVKVMHIMTTTWMMIALCIGSSVSLNAVADEFAHWDKRPITVRLNVGQERIVSVGKDVQVGIPASINRLVRVQNNDGNIYFKASAPFSSTRVSLRDIKTGKLILLDVVATDQGKDYEYEPLVITYGDNTTESNDSNANLPETPAKTEITAQIPPRIELPQTALPIPAALTRYAAQSLYAPIRTIEKLEGVHRVAMKLPNHLPTLIPNLQLRITPLESWGMGEYVVTAIKIQNLAHHKIQLDPRYLQGRFYAATFQHNWLGQYGTLEDTTVLYLVTKGKLTMAMIEG; encoded by the coding sequence ATGAAAAAACTGTTGACTGTAAAAGTAATGCATATCATGACAACCACATGGATGATGATCGCATTATGTATAGGGAGTAGTGTCAGTTTAAATGCCGTTGCTGACGAATTTGCTCACTGGGACAAACGTCCTATCACGGTGCGTTTAAATGTTGGACAAGAGCGTATTGTCAGTGTAGGTAAAGATGTACAGGTGGGGATCCCAGCATCAATTAATCGCTTAGTCCGAGTACAAAATAATGATGGCAATATCTACTTCAAAGCCAGTGCGCCTTTTTCAAGTACACGGGTGTCATTACGTGATATTAAGACAGGCAAACTTATTTTGTTAGATGTTGTTGCAACTGATCAAGGTAAAGATTATGAATATGAGCCACTCGTGATTACTTATGGTGATAATACCACCGAAAGTAATGATAGTAATGCGAATCTTCCAGAAACGCCAGCTAAAACAGAAATAACGGCTCAAATCCCGCCACGTATTGAATTACCTCAAACGGCATTACCCATTCCTGCAGCCTTAACACGCTATGCAGCACAATCCCTTTATGCGCCTATCCGTACCATTGAAAAATTAGAAGGGGTACATCGTGTTGCCATGAAATTGCCAAACCATTTGCCGACCTTAATCCCCAATTTACAACTCCGTATCACACCACTAGAAAGTTGGGGTATGGGGGAATATGTTGTAACCGCTATAAAAATACAAAATCTTGCACATCATAAGATACAACTTGATCCACGTTACCTACAGGGTCGTTTTTATGCTGCGACATTCCAACATAACTGGTTAGGTCAATATGGCACATTAGAAGATACCACGGTTTTGTACTTAGTCACGAAAGGCAAGCTCACCATGGCTATGATTGAGGGGTAA
- a CDS encoding TIGR03752 family integrating conjugative element protein has protein sequence MATNKSNPLLKIIVPMALVLIIVVAIIAFRDKKTQKTGKEDSLAVYNLTKAEQQELGLADGDTAYDTLRTLLGTIKQTKADVAKVKRDNQRLLEENQSLKDQSSDVDSQIRQAVTAKQAELQSTFDKRLSELEQQLENKLQQLSSISTSPSSSTGEHTEGIMPIQNTESASNDINWISPEGMSLFDEKGHPLSAFGDNTETGSRLNIFKALDKSELGQAATRLHGKPNQYEEIPPTPYFTIARNATLVGSVAMTALIGRVPIEGALTDPFPFKVIIGQENLMANGLELPEIEGAIVAGKASGDWTLSCVKGDVESITFIFRDGRIVSLPQDGNGSNTNGNEQLGWLSTPSGIPCIPGERKTNAPEFLANQFLLAGAEAAAQGLAQSQITTEAGTNSIRQAVSGDAGKFALGQGIAGGVKATADWYRQRYGNMFDAIYVPPGKKVVVNITKTLRIDYDKNARKVNYDQSTNSQAMD, from the coding sequence ATGGCAACAAACAAATCCAATCCGTTATTGAAAATCATCGTGCCTATGGCGTTGGTCCTTATTATCGTTGTCGCCATTATTGCATTTCGTGATAAAAAGACCCAAAAAACAGGGAAAGAGGATTCTTTAGCCGTATATAACCTCACCAAAGCAGAGCAACAAGAGCTCGGCTTAGCCGACGGTGATACAGCCTACGATACCCTCCGTACATTATTAGGCACCATCAAACAAACCAAAGCCGATGTAGCTAAGGTAAAACGTGATAATCAACGTTTACTTGAGGAAAACCAATCCTTGAAAGACCAATCAAGTGATGTTGACAGTCAAATTCGTCAAGCCGTTACGGCAAAACAAGCAGAGTTACAAAGTACTTTTGACAAACGACTTTCTGAGCTGGAGCAGCAATTAGAAAATAAACTACAACAACTTTCTTCGATTTCGACATCTCCATCTAGTTCAACGGGTGAGCATACAGAAGGCATTATGCCCATTCAAAATACTGAATCAGCATCAAATGACATTAACTGGATAAGCCCCGAAGGGATGTCACTATTTGATGAAAAAGGTCATCCCTTATCGGCATTTGGTGATAATACTGAAACAGGAAGTCGTCTCAATATTTTTAAGGCACTAGATAAATCTGAATTAGGGCAAGCAGCAACACGCTTACACGGTAAGCCAAATCAATACGAAGAAATCCCACCGACACCATATTTTACTATTGCTCGTAATGCAACCCTTGTAGGTAGTGTTGCAATGACAGCATTAATTGGGCGAGTACCTATTGAAGGCGCATTAACCGATCCTTTTCCTTTTAAAGTCATCATAGGTCAAGAGAACCTGATGGCTAATGGTCTGGAACTCCCTGAAATTGAAGGTGCCATTGTGGCTGGAAAGGCAAGTGGCGACTGGACTTTATCTTGTGTAAAAGGCGATGTAGAGAGTATCACCTTTATTTTCCGTGATGGCCGTATTGTATCACTACCACAAGATGGAAATGGTTCAAATACAAACGGTAATGAGCAGTTAGGATGGCTTAGTACGCCTTCAGGTATACCTTGTATCCCTGGAGAGCGTAAAACCAATGCACCAGAGTTTCTTGCAAATCAATTCTTACTTGCTGGCGCAGAAGCAGCAGCCCAAGGATTAGCACAATCACAGATAACTACTGAGGCAGGAACAAATAGTATTCGTCAAGCAGTAAGCGGTGATGCTGGAAAATTTGCATTAGGACAAGGAATTGCAGGTGGTGTGAAAGCAACAGCAGATTGGTATCGTCAACGTTACGGCAATATGTTTGATGCGATTTACGTGCCACCTGGTAAAAAAGTGGTAGTGAATATTACCAAAACCTTACGAATCGATTATGACAAAAATGCCCGCAAAGTAAATTATGACCAAAGTACAAATAGTCAAGCTATGGATTAA
- a CDS encoding TIGR03751 family conjugal transfer lipoprotein, with translation MQIKLNKYIKQALFISLSLTLVACSTNQQKLLPEGSQTMAQIWANNTGGMVSQQQVNLSQSTLQARKQLMQHTLGKPTYDNSVLDYTRNAENEAMNLFPRLPNPNLVMFVFPHLTDSKEPLPVPGYSTVFPFYGHIHYAQPGESIGQL, from the coding sequence ATGCAGATTAAACTAAACAAATATATCAAACAGGCGCTGTTTATTTCATTGTCATTGACATTAGTGGCTTGCTCTACAAATCAGCAAAAACTATTGCCTGAAGGTAGCCAAACGATGGCACAAATTTGGGCAAATAACACGGGGGGAATGGTATCACAACAACAGGTTAATTTGAGTCAGTCAACGTTGCAGGCCAGAAAACAACTTATGCAACACACACTAGGCAAGCCTACTTATGATAACAGCGTTCTTGACTATACAAGAAATGCAGAAAATGAGGCAATGAATTTATTTCCACGCTTGCCTAATCCGAATCTCGTTATGTTCGTCTTTCCCCATTTGACTGACAGTAAAGAGCCTTTGCCTGTACCTGGGTACAGTACGGTCTTTCCTTTCTATGGGCATATACATTATGCCCAACCTGGAGAAAGTATTGGCCAATTGTAG
- a CDS encoding conjugative transfer ATPase produces the protein MLNFFKRKSEDNVTPKAIKCSTDVDDTPTSMIEHATTAPVLDGTPNSRPSFLKRRGNYTNHEYKQQFIPMDSFVDKLPYVEFLDAENVLLLEDGKSVAAVFELTVIGTEGRSLDYLEEIRTQITHALQDSFAELDTHPWVVQFFCQDDEMAMEYEDILRQYVRPNAQGSEFTENWLKVMGKHLRDVSKSGGLFEDKAVTGTQWRGQQRRTRMVIYRYVNPNMTFDRALEDLNATCESVTNALLGAGVKSKRCNGYEVHQWLLRWFNPNPVDYERAEDFYKVAHYTESTGVKKDDPFLYNDFTETLLVQSPRTEGEFWYFDELPHTVVVVDSLRRSPEVGHLTGEVKRGDNVNALFDLLPEHTIMAMTIVVYPQDLLENHLLKISKGALGENTESIYTKSAVTQVKQYLQEKHKLYQSSLCFFLRAKDEKTLISQRRKLVTTLQATGLIATREGAEIAPLSSYIRWLPMVFDPQSDPKHLYTKFNFVQHIANLLPLFGRSIGTRHPGITYFNRGGSPLDFDPLNKDDRAKSGHLLLLGPTGAGKSATLNGKIAQLMAMYRPRLFIIEAGNSFGLMAEYAKRYGLTVNHIQLKPGSGVSLPLFADAQKVIDAYNIDDIIFDNEKRFDDSPVIPLAEDANIEVDTQNDVDNDILADDQRDILGEMEIIARLMITGGKEKEYEKMTRADEAMIRRAIILAANQTRKAGKTCLTEDIAKAFHEISKDATLPPKYRERAYEMGESIGLFCQPGSFDAELFNRDGEPWPDADITLVDLATLARDGYDVQLSIAYISLINHINSMGEKYQFSGRPIVNITDEAHIITVNPMLASFLAKGGKMWRKLGIWLWLATQNMADFPDVAKKLLSMLEWWELLYLEKDEVNQVSRFKQLTPEQTDLLLSTKKENRKYTEGVVLSSKMEALFRVVPPSIYLALAMTENEEKAERAELMRKHGISELDAALMVAKNIDNARGINE, from the coding sequence ATGTTAAATTTTTTTAAGCGTAAATCTGAAGATAATGTTACCCCAAAAGCCATTAAGTGCAGTACAGACGTGGATGACACACCAACATCAATGATAGAACACGCAACCACTGCCCCTGTACTTGATGGCACCCCAAATTCTCGTCCGTCTTTTTTAAAACGTCGTGGCAATTACACTAATCACGAATACAAGCAACAGTTTATCCCTATGGATAGTTTTGTCGATAAATTGCCTTATGTCGAGTTTTTAGATGCCGAAAATGTCTTACTCCTTGAGGATGGTAAAAGTGTTGCGGCCGTATTTGAATTAACCGTAATTGGTACAGAAGGACGGTCCTTGGACTATTTAGAAGAAATTCGTACTCAAATTACACATGCTTTACAAGATAGCTTCGCAGAGTTAGATACGCATCCATGGGTGGTCCAGTTTTTCTGCCAAGATGATGAAATGGCAATGGAATATGAGGATATATTACGCCAATATGTTCGTCCAAATGCACAGGGAAGTGAATTTACTGAAAATTGGCTAAAAGTAATGGGAAAACACCTACGGGATGTTTCAAAATCAGGCGGTCTTTTTGAAGATAAAGCCGTAACGGGTACCCAATGGCGAGGTCAACAACGTCGTACACGCATGGTGATTTATCGTTATGTTAATCCTAACATGACCTTCGATCGTGCATTGGAGGATTTAAATGCAACGTGTGAATCTGTCACGAATGCTTTACTCGGTGCAGGGGTAAAATCTAAACGTTGTAATGGCTATGAAGTACATCAATGGTTACTTCGCTGGTTTAACCCAAATCCTGTTGATTATGAACGTGCAGAAGATTTTTATAAGGTTGCCCATTACACGGAATCAACAGGGGTAAAAAAAGACGATCCGTTTTTGTACAATGACTTTACTGAAACGTTACTTGTCCAATCGCCCCGTACTGAAGGAGAATTCTGGTATTTTGACGAATTACCTCACACTGTTGTTGTGGTTGATTCACTTCGCCGTAGCCCAGAAGTCGGGCATTTAACGGGTGAAGTGAAACGAGGTGATAACGTGAATGCGCTTTTCGACTTATTACCTGAGCATACCATTATGGCCATGACCATAGTTGTTTATCCTCAGGATTTGCTTGAAAACCATTTATTGAAAATCAGTAAAGGTGCGTTGGGAGAAAACACCGAATCTATTTATACTAAATCCGCTGTTACACAAGTTAAGCAGTATCTGCAGGAAAAACATAAATTGTACCAAAGCTCTTTATGTTTCTTTTTGCGTGCCAAGGATGAGAAAACATTAATTTCTCAACGTCGTAAGTTGGTTACGACTTTACAAGCAACAGGGCTTATTGCCACGAGAGAAGGGGCAGAAATTGCTCCCTTATCTAGCTATATCCGCTGGTTACCGATGGTTTTTGATCCACAATCTGATCCAAAACACCTCTATACTAAATTTAATTTTGTTCAACACATTGCGAATTTACTTCCACTCTTTGGGCGTTCTATTGGCACCCGCCATCCAGGCATTACCTATTTTAATCGAGGCGGCTCACCATTAGATTTTGACCCGCTAAACAAAGATGATCGTGCTAAATCAGGACATTTACTCCTACTCGGTCCTACGGGTGCAGGCAAATCAGCGACGTTAAACGGTAAAATTGCACAACTCATGGCAATGTATCGACCACGACTTTTTATTATTGAGGCAGGGAATAGCTTTGGTTTAATGGCTGAATATGCCAAACGGTACGGCTTAACGGTGAATCATATTCAATTAAAACCAGGAAGCGGTGTGTCGTTACCACTTTTTGCCGACGCTCAAAAAGTCATAGATGCATACAATATTGATGACATTATTTTCGATAATGAAAAACGCTTTGATGATAGTCCTGTTATACCTTTAGCCGAAGATGCCAATATAGAGGTTGATACGCAAAACGACGTGGACAATGACATCCTAGCAGATGATCAGCGTGATATTTTAGGTGAAATGGAAATAATTGCTCGTTTGATGATTACAGGAGGTAAGGAAAAAGAGTATGAAAAAATGACTCGAGCAGATGAAGCGATGATTCGACGAGCAATTATTTTAGCGGCAAATCAAACGAGAAAAGCAGGTAAAACCTGCTTAACAGAAGACATTGCAAAGGCCTTTCATGAGATTTCTAAAGATGCCACCCTTCCTCCTAAATATCGTGAGCGGGCTTATGAAATGGGAGAATCTATTGGCCTTTTCTGCCAGCCAGGCTCATTTGATGCGGAGTTATTTAATCGAGATGGTGAACCATGGCCTGATGCCGATATTACTTTAGTCGATTTAGCTACGTTAGCACGGGATGGCTATGACGTACAACTTTCTATTGCCTATATTTCCCTCATTAATCACATCAATTCGATGGGTGAGAAATACCAATTTTCTGGCCGTCCTATCGTTAACATTACAGATGAGGCTCATATCATCACTGTTAATCCTATGCTTGCAAGTTTCCTGGCAAAAGGGGGAAAAATGTGGCGAAAACTCGGGATTTGGTTATGGCTTGCAACACAAAATATGGCTGACTTTCCAGACGTGGCGAAGAAATTGCTCTCCATGCTTGAATGGTGGGAATTGTTGTATTTAGAAAAAGATGAGGTTAACCAGGTAAGCCGTTTTAAACAGTTAACGCCAGAACAAACAGATCTCTTACTTTCTACTAAAAAAGAGAACCGCAAATATACAGAAGGGGTGGTCCTCTCTTCAAAAATGGAAGCCTTATTTCGAGTAGTACCGCCGAGTATCTATTTAGCGTTAGCTATGACTGAAAATGAAGAGAAAGCAGAACGGGCTGAACTCATGAGAAAGCATGGAATTTCAGAGCTTGACGCTGCACTTATGGTCGCAAAAAACATCGATAATGCAAGGGGAATTAATGAATAG